ACTCTCTGTAACCTATGGTGAACCTCAATTACTATGACAACAAAAAGCAGAGAACCAAAATTGCTCACTATGCTCCTCACATTGCCAAAATAGTCTAAATGCAATCTTATCTGGCAACGAAGAGGTAATTCATTTGTTTGCACACAATATACTAttgagctgcaggctgttgacaTTTTCTTGGACCGCTGATCTACAGGAATACAGTGACAGTGAACTCCTTTAAAGGTCTTACCTGGATTACAGGGCTGGTGCAGGAATCAGGTGGTGATCATCCGATGTGTTGGGACCTGTCTTCATTGCGTTCTGTAAACAAAGTAAATGTGACCATCAaatttttcttcattttactGACATAGGACACCTGTAGCTTGTCTTGGTAAGATGTGGCCAGCTGTTCTGTGCATTCATTGATCCATTTACAAGGAatccctgcatctgtgtgtctcttAGTTTTCTCAAGAACTGTTCGCCTGGTCTTCTTCACACTTTTTGTGTGTACTGATGGGGAAACAAGTACCAAGATGGACCAAAGGTGGATGAGCAGCCGACATATTTTAGTTTCACTATGGATGCATGATCTGACATTAGAGTTGGAAGTTATTAtaatgtctgtggatgctctcattcatccagacTTTCAATGGAGGCAACTGGCCTCAAGGATTTGTTTGAAGAAGCCAATAGGGAGATTGGCGAAATGACTTCGAAACTAATCCTACTGTCCAGGCCTCGagttaaactcttggaaatgttaTTCTAATGTTACTAAACAACTACATCCAATAGACTGAGTCATATGGCCAATCTATTTACTTCAATTCTATGTTTACCACGCATCCTAAGACCTTCtagagcagcggtccccaaccttttttgcaccacggaccggtatcatgtaaaacaatactttcacggaccggcacagaaaaaaagtgcataaagagacaacttactcttatgcttaattagtgggagcctttgagctttctcagcaatgaggcggtcctatctggggataatgggagacatgacacccgaagtgtgtttcttatgtccagtccactccgtaattttgttttggccgtcattaattgcttcagtcgttcttgttcatgttttcttccatggcttgtcttttaatgcagggtgctcggtctcgcagttttgaaggcttcgttgcctcatttgcgagtctgtcgccacacatcactcagagcggacttggtgtgtgagaatcacctgttgcaataaatccgtattttaaataggactcctgatatagtcttttaaatgcgggtttctttttctttgaaggggtaggctcctcttcttctgtctcctcgttaggccttttcccctttccgaagaagctctccaaagacgtttgttttttattcatttgtgctgcttgtgggcttaattttggggccgtatcccgtgaccgagacaagcgtctgggcaggtgcttaaaggcacaggcggatgaatctgatcgatttataaatgaaacagctttcagactcagataatgaaaaatatatgttttgctcagtctttctgtgcggcccggtaccaaatgacccacggaccggtaccggtccccggcccggtggttggggaccactgttcTAGAGTACTCTCCCTAGAATGGGGTCACTGTTGTTTCTGTAAATATATCATGTTGTActataattacacatatttaTGTTAACTGAgtcaaaaatacaatttaaacaCTACAGGGGGCAAAGTAAGAACCCATTCTTACCTCAGTAATCTTTCTCTCGACATCAAGTAAGGGGAGCTGACGTAGTAGAaagtttaaacaaacaaacaaacaggcagaCTATAAACTTTACCGCAGTCTGCTCGACTACGGTCCAATTTATTCCATGGAGTTAATACATATGGTGGACTGTTCGAGCTGGGCttgtttttagcatttagcagagcacacacatcataatcatcatcacaCAGGTGGGTAACGTCTGTCACTTCTTCGTTGCCTTTGGTTGGCATGAAAGCCACTAGGCGCCACATTAGTCCACCTAGTGGTAAAGAGTGGTATTACAAGAGTATTAGTGTTAcatgcaacacaacacagaggtgtattatatcatttttttgaatgttttaaacCTTTATAAAACTAGATCTACTACAAACTGGATCTTTagtaatatttattttctattacaATCACAATGTTGTTATGCGGAATACATTTTAATTGTAAGTTCAAACTTGCTCCCTTCAGCTTCTGGGAATCATCTCTTTGATTATATAAAATACCCAGCCTGCATCACAGCCTCGCGTAGAAGCTCATTTAGCACAAATATAATCTTTGAATCTTTGAATGAAAAAGCTCTTTGTAACAGTTCCATTTCCTCATTTTTAGTTGAGAtataagaagaaaaagagaaaaaaaacaatcactgctaacataaaacaaaaacgtCACACACATGAGACACTGATCAATGATCAATCATTACtagtcttgtttttcttttcttctgtttatatatacatatatatgtggcTCCCTCTGCTGTATGGTTCACATAATGACAGCACTTTagtaattaaaataaaagtggagTCCTCTTCTTGTTGTGTTATCTAGTTCATTTATATTtggctccctctgctggacagTTGATATAACGACACCAGTGAAATGCTTTAAATAAGAAACTGATCCTGGACCGGGCTCCGCAGAGGACATATGTTTCGTGGTCTACGCTGATTGGTCCAGGCACACCTTGCTGTTGTCCAATCACAGGCAGACATCTGTTAGCTGAAGCGACTCTAAAATATTCCCTTCTCTTCCTTCTCCACAACGTCTTCGCCTCTCAGCGCTGTGAAGGTTACTTTATAACTTCGTGAAGTAGAGCTGAAATGGGCAAAATGCAAGTTTTAGGTGTAGCAGCTGTAATATTAGCTGTTTACTGCGTCCATGCAAAGATCTACTTCAGGGAGGAGTTTCTGGACGGTGGTGAGTTTGACATTAATTTATAATTGCAGTCTTTCACGAGGTTAGCGTTAATTGGTTGCTTGCTAGCTTGATTTTTCAGCCATCATTTGCTCAAATGTATCATCGTGTGTTTCTCGTTAGATATATttatatcatttaaaaaaacattttcaaaaagcAGCCATCGCAGAATCTTAACATAAAGTAAGTTGTTAGCTTGCTAACTTTAGCAAGGCCCTGAAGCTAGCAAAATTACTGCAATAACTAAAAGTTAGCAATCTGCAGTTTGACGAACCAAACTAGGTTTACATCTTGATAGCTGCTTCTCAGACGTATTGTTTGATTTCCAGGGAAGTCACATGGTGTATTTGAAAGACGTGTTGAACCTCACTGATGACTTTCTGTTCTAGATGAATGGAGAAGTCGCTGGGTGAACTCCAAACACAAGTCTGACTATGGAGAGTGGAAACTCACGGCTGGAAACTTCTATGGAGACgcagagaaagacaaaggtAAAACTTTAGGTTCCTCATCTAAATCTTcctatttacatatttacagtgtgttaATAAATTAATTACTGATCAAGCAGGCCTTAAGATACTtggcattcagtgtgtgtttgaataataataataataataataattggtcttatattgcacacattcacacagtggcagtggcagtggtaggctacagatgtagccacagctacCCCAGGGGTTAGACCACCGCCggttcattcatacgcattcattgaatgcacacaacagtgactagggaggagctgggttcgaaccgccgaccttccggttattggacaaccctgctctacctctgagccacagctgcccACTTGTATTGAATTAAtcagcagaaatgaaaacatgaaagtgaaacagaaaCTTGTACGTTGCAACTTGATCCCTGTTGTTATAATGTTTGTTTCCGCTTCAGGTCTGCAGACCAGCCAAGATGCTCGTTTCTATGCTGCCTCTGCCCGTTTTGAGCCGTTCAGCAACGAGGGCAAGTCTCTGGTTGTTCAGTTTACAGTCAAGCATGAGCAGAAGATTGATTGTGGGGGTGGCTACGTGAAGGTCTTCCCCGCTGATCTGGATCAGACTGACATGCATGGAGAGTCTTCATACTACCTTATGTTTGGTATGTAATGATTTAAATGTAATGCACTTAACATCTGGCAGCACATCTTGTAATGAAATATCTTTCACATAGGCCCTGACATCTGTGGATACAGCACCAAAAAAGTCCATGTCATCTTCAACTACAAAGGCAAGAATCACCTCATCAAGAAAGAGGTTAAATGCAAGGTAATTCTGCTGTTCAGTGTTTATTCTAAAATGCAAACCCTTCTCTCCATCAGTGGCTAAATCCAAGTACATTTTCTTTCTAGGATGATGAGCTCTCCCACCTGTACACACTGATCCTGAATCCAGATCAGACCTATGAGGTGAAGATTGACAATGAGAAAGTAGAATCTGGCAGCTTGGAAGAAGACTGGGACTTCCTGCCACCTAAGAAAATTAAGGACCCTGAAGCAAAGAAGCCAGAGGACTGGGATGACCGTGCTAAGATTGCCGACGCTGATGACGCCAAGCCTGAGGTGAGCTTAGTACTGTAACTCCGCTACCTTTTGAAAAACAAGTGTTTTTActgagtgttttctttttccttttttttttttaggactgGGACAAACCTGAAAATATTCCAGACCCTGATGCTAAGAAGCCTGAAGATTGGGACGAGGATATGGATGGAGAGTGGGAGCCCCCAATGATCCCCAACCCTGAATACAAAGTAGGATTCATTTGGAATGTGTCGTGGACAGATCCTAAGCTTTGTGTGTTCTCCTTTGCAACCTGCTATATATCTTCTGTGTTACAGGGAGAGTGGAAACCCAGACAGATTGACAACCCCAACTACAAAGGAGCCTGGGTGCACCCAGAGATTGACAACCCTGAATACAGTCCTGATTCAGCCATCTACAAGTTTGACAACATTGCTGTTTTAGGTCTTGATCTTTGGCAGGTATGGGAGAAAGAGATTGTTAAAGAGATTGTTATTACTAAAATGTTGCTTGAACTGTGGTGTAATGATTGTCATTCCTAATCTTAGGTCAAATCTGGCACAATCTTTGACAACTTCCTGATCACAGACGATGTCAAGGAAGCAGAAGACGTTGCAAAGGAGACATGGGGCGTGACAAAGGTACGCTGGTAATCTCAAACTGTAATTGTGCAGCACAAAATGCCAGTGCAAATCTGAATAGATTAAGAGAGACCGTTTGTGGTCATAATCTAATCTCTCCCCACAGGAGCCagagaagaaaatgaaacaggagcaggatgaCTTAAAAcgtaaagaggaggaggagaagaacaaagaacaagACACTGAAgctgaggatgaagaagaggaagacgaggaggaggaggaggaggaagaggaagaagacacaAAGGACGAAATGGAGGAAGCACTTTCAGAAATGGATGAAGAGGAAGCAAAGCCTAAAGACGAGCTTTGAGGAGGTGTGGCTAGAGATGGTTTTTTTCTGCCCCTCCTTCAGAACTCCTGTCCTGTGTTTCCCAGGGCTGTTGTGGCTGCTGTGCATCCTATTCCTGGAATTTGGACTCAATCCATCTTGAGGGGGTTGGGGTGGGAGGTTAAATGTAGTGAATGGGGGCCAGTTGGGTGTTAATGGACGTGGTGTCTTTTTCATTTTGGTCATAATGTTGTACCCCTGAACTGCTGGATCGATTGTAAGGTTTTCCACTAACTTAAGTTCATTCCTCATTTTGTAATTACAGATAATAAGGCGGCACTCTCGCTGCTGTTTTCCTGATTTTTCATGAGCAACACAATTACTTTCACAGATTTCcttgtttgtctgtattttgAAAGTTGACCAAAAGCTGTGGTTAAAAAGAGCTAAAGTGGGGAAAAAGGAAGAGCCATAGAGATTTGATCATTTACCATAAATCACGTGATGATGGAAGAGTCCTCTTACAACCTGGTGAAGGACAAAATGTACATAATTCAAAGTTACACGCACCCCCAGATAATCAAAACGGAGACAAATCAAGAGTCATGTAAAATAACTTATTTTGGTTACGGTGGCACTGacgttttgttttccttttcacAACGTTAAATACAGTgaattaaatgttaaaatatgaaTTAGTCTCAATTTAATcacacaatgatttttttttgagttgTTCACGGTGATGTGACCTGACCTGCAGTGTGTCCTGAAAGTCTTGTGAGCCCCTGGTGTGACTCCTGTGAGGGTCACACACTTATTTTTTATTGGACAGAATGTTATTGATACCAAAGTTTTTATTAAAAGACTGTAACCTTGATGTGTTGTCACAGTTTGTATGGTGTTAATCTCACACTTTGGGATTAACCGATCTAATTTATaaagcatttttgttttttgtgtgttaatgaTGACCTACAAACAAATTAATTGATCCATTACATATATTAATGGGATGATAACACACTCCAAATAAGTCTGATGTGTCTTTGGGTGTCCAGATGAATTGTGTATGGATCAAATTCTCCTCGAGTGCACATCCAGTTTGCAGTAATAAGATTAAACTCAGACCTTATTTACGAATATGGACGCAACTAGTAGTAGACAAATGTTAACATTGCACATAATCATGTATAGTACTGTAGCATGTCCTTCAGacaatatttatattattttctatTGATATAAAAGCTTGGAATAGTTCAAATGAGCAAACATAGTTTACACTACGTGTAAAACGAGCTTTGCATCAGTCAGATTTAATACCACAGGCCATTTTAATAAGATTTACACTCGCATACACTGTATTAGCAGTCAGCTGTTGTGGTTATCCCTGTGCCGGCCGGTAAGCCACGCCCACCGGAACCACTCCCGAGGTCTCTGTCGCCGCTCGTCCCCGCTCGCTTCAGGGGCGTGTGCGCACTCCCGAGACACCAGGAAATATGGCGGCGCTCATGACTCTGAGTCAGGTAACAACTTCCAACAGCTCAACAAAAGTGTCAGATTTTAGTTTGTGTCGATATAAAGTGACAGTGACGGTCGTTGTAAGCTTCCGCCACGTTGCGGTTACGTAATTTGTGGTGAAAATGTTCCGGTGAAACCGTTTTGGCAGGTTTTCGTTGAGGATGGTAGCTAGGTGAAGTGAGGATAGCAAAGTTACTGTACGTTTTAATGGAGGGGGGAGGCACATACAGCGAGGATGGTTCTCTTTAAATCTAAACATTATTAACTACATGCTAAAATCgaataaaacagacatttacCGTAAGGACGTAGGGTGTGTTTTGCGTCTTTTTATATGATGTAGGCGATGCTAATCTTACAGCTAGGAATGGAGTTGTTGACATTTGTCCAGTGTTATTTAattcttctgtcttcttcagTTGTCAAATGGAAACCCAGCCTATGAAAACTATTACAGACAGGTAAGGCTCCATGTGATACCTTCTCAGCTGAATGTTGTCTGTCATGGTAAAGCTCTTAGTGAGTATTGTCATGTCTGATGGGCTCATATTGTAGCTGGATCCAGGAAACACTGGCAGAATTTCAGCCGGCGATGCAGCTCAGTTTCTTAAGAGGTCTGGACTGTCGGACAGCACGCTGGGGAAGGTGGgtcacaataaataaacactaataTGTTGACTTAAAACAGCAGatgatttgatttattttccttttttttttgttttttaaagatttgGGATTTGGCCGATTCAGAAAGAAAAGGCTATTTGGATAAGCGGGTAAGCATTTCTCTGTAACTCTGCTGTTGTGCTTGATCTGCTGATGTGTGCACAAAATACCAGAGTCTAGAGTATGTGTTCTTCCTCTTTTGTAGGGTTTCTTCATAGCTATGAGACTGGTGGCATCAGCACAGGGTGGGAATGATATCAGTCTGAACAACCTCAACCAAAACTTAGCAGCACCCAGATTTGTAAGTTTTTCCTGAGACGTGTGATTTGAAACATTTTGAGATGTATTTTCTTTTCGCTGTGCGTGTTAATGTCTCATCTCCACTTTATTTCTCACAGAAAGACACTAACAGTCCATTACTAACTGCTTCGGCTGCAGCACCTGACTCACAGTGGGCAATCAGGGTAAGTCCATGTCAGTAACTCATGATAGAAACTCAGTCTTATCACCCAAGCTgaagtttgtttgtgtttttttttgtctttcccaGCCTGATGAAAAAGGGAAGTTCGAAGGAATATTTGAGAGTCTCTCTCCTACAAACGGCCTTCTCCCTGGTGATAAAGTCAGGCCAGTTTTGATAAACTCGAAGCTACCTCTTGATGTGTTGGGAAAGGTGCTGGTTTAATGTCAGAGTGACATAATGACGCACAATCTTTGTGAACAATTAAAAACATCTCCAACTTTTGCTTTCTGCCTACGTAGATTTGGGATCTGAGTGATGTAGACAAAGATGGACACTTGGATAAGGAAGAATTCACTGTTGTAAGTTGAGTGGGTGTGTGGGTTGTGGACTTTAACTGTCATTCTTGAGTAGTTAAAGAAGGCTCAGCTATAGAAAGAACATATTTAATTTCGTTTTCTGATTTTCTAGGCTATGCATCTTGTGTATCGCGCCATGGAGAAGGAGCCTGTCCCAAGTAGTTTACCTGCCTCCCTCATACCCCCTTCTAAGAGGAAAAAGTCTGCGGTTACTCTTCCAGGCGCGGTGGCCGTGCTGCCTGCTTTGTCCGGTCTTACGTCTGCATCAGCTCCTCTCAAAGACACCCTGCGCAGCACTCCGCCTCCTCTTCTGGGCAGCGCTGCTCCCATCAGCACAAGCgctgtcagcctctctccaaAACACTCCTTCAAATCCAGCTCAACGGTACGTCGCCTCACGCCACCTTATTGTTGTTATTGCATTACTACATTAGTTACTCTTTGAGTAATAAAATGTGGTTTCATGGTGTTGCTGTCCGATATTATTATCTGTTCTTCTCAGTGTGGAGAAGCAGTCACATTAGTTCATTCTGAATTATTACACCGTATTATATACACATGTGATATATGAGGAGTGCAGATGTTTCTCAGTTGTATTATTGGCTCTATTTCCTTCATAAGGAAGGAAACAGCATGCAGATTGTTTTGCCTGCAGTTTCACACACATCCCTTTCTTAAAGGTCTTCGTGTATGTTTCATGGTGTGTCTCAGTCTCATAATTATGATGTCACTCCCTTAATGGGActaattctttttttaaacaagctgTAACCAAAAGGACATTAAATCCTTACAGAAAATAAATCCTTACATTTTTCCCGCTGCACCTCCCTAAATGTGACAAAAGGCAGAGACCAGTATGTAAGAGTTCATGTATTAACTCTTTTCTGTCGCTGATGGCTGGACTTGTTTTACCACATTGTTCTGAGTGTTGTACCAAGGTTGCCTGTATATAGCTGCAGGGATATTTCACTTGTGACTTTTGGAAAAACAGGTTTTCTTTGAAAGGGAAGAGGTGCATTGCTGGTGACACGCTTGGTCACGTGGTCTGGCTGTGCTCCTTTTTTCCCACTTTAGATGTTTGCTGTATAGTTTAGGAGTCTAATCTCCCAACAACCCAGACAAGAAATAAtgagtttttatttaaatactgCTGTATTCTTCAACCTGTTGCTAAAGCAGCCTCTGTCTCCATCATTTCTAATCTGCTTTTGTTCCCTGTAGCCCGCAGTGAACTGGGTGGTaccagtggcagacagagagagatacgATGAGATTTTCAAGAATACAGATGCCGACAATGACGGCCTCGTCTCAGGCGGTGAGGTCATCGAGATCTTTATGCAGTCCACTCTCTCCCAGACAATGCTGGCACAGATATGGTGAGACTACAGCACAATGCTATTTAAACCAACAgctgtttatttacagtgttctTTATCTGAGTGTTTTTATGTCCCCATGTTGGCCTAGGGGAAGAGGGAAGTAACAAAGAACTGGGGGGGGAAATAGTTTATTTGCCAGATCAACAGAGCcaaagagcaaaacaaaagatgAAACCAAACAGCCCTGACTCAACCTGGAAACTgggcaaaaaaaggaaaaaactgaGAAAGTTAACAAAGATGGCAGCTCTCTCCTACAAGCTTAGCAGCTAAGCCACAATGAGAAATCAGCAGCTAACCCAACCACAACCAACCCAGCACTCAGGTGGAGATGGTCTttacacacaacagcagaggggaaattGTGAAAACGTCCAAGTTTGCATGTTGCAGAAAGCACTGAAAGCAAACTGATGTACCAAACACAGCTCTCTGGCGCCATCTTGTGCAGAGTTCAACACATTTCCACTGTAATAGTGGAacagaaaaagtgaaatgtgctgtagtagtgacagtggcataAGTGGAGCTGTTGTTAATTGAGCTTTAATCTACTGACATCATACCTCAGAATGAACACAGTACATAATTTAACTCCTCCTCCACAGGGGACTCGCTGACACAAAACAGACAGGCAAGCTGACGAGGGAGCAGTTCTCTCTGGCCATGTATCTGATCCAGCAGAAGGTCACCAAAGACATCGATCCGCCCTCCACACTCACTCCAGATATGATCCCTCCATCAGAAAGGACTGCAGCTGTGAGACCTCACTATATCCCACTGCACCTCTGAAGCCTTGCAGCATATGTGTCTCAGCTACTATTATATGCATTTTAAATTCTGCTCTCTTGCTTTCTTGCTCTTTGGGTGTGAAACAGTTTTTTATGCTTTTCGTTTTTTTTCTATCCTGTCTAGCAGAGCTATGTGGGGCTTATCTCTTCCCTGAGGCCAGAACTTGCTGCACTTAATATGCGCAGAGTGAGTAGCAGAGCTTTGTGTCACAAGGTGGCGCCTTTGTTCTGTTGTATTCTCTGTCTCTAGTTTAATGCACAAGaaatactgccacctgctggattTTCATCATCAGTGGCCTGTCCCAGGACCCATTGTTAGCCCAGCTAGAAGGGAGCCATGGAGTTTAATAGACTTAGAACAGGGTGTCAGTCAACTATTATCTATTTAAATAACATTATAATGTGACCTGTAAGGCAATGATGCGTAATGTAAAGACCAATTtccaatttaaaatgaaattaatAACTAAAAAAATTAAGAACTAAAGATAACTATTGCCATGAATAGAGTGAAATTTAAGGATAAAGCAGTACAAATGCATAATCTGCACTTGGAGTGCCAGTACATTGAGTATGTTGGCTTGTTGAACACTAAAAGCCGGATTTTGCTCTTTTGTATCGTATCTTCTTGTCTGCAAGCGTTTCTTGTCATTCATACATTGTCTGGCTCTCTTGGTCTCTAGCTGTGTGAGGTGTTTGTATCTCCTTCCtgtgacttttgttttgttagaCGCAGCAGCGGGgagctcctctctcctcctgtgcaCCACACATGTCCTCCCTGCTCTCATTCTCCCTCCTTTTTTGTTCTCTTTGCATCCATTTCATCCCTTGATGTCCTCTGGCCTGATGTTGTGTGCTTTCTCTGTTCTTATCTGTCCTCATACTGTACCTCATTCCTCATACTTCCTCGCCctgtcctctctcccctctcactcgtctgtctctgtgtctgctgcctCAGGACAGTACCAGCTCCACGGGGTCAGCAGAGCTAACAGGCATCAAAGAGCTGGATGACCTCAGCCAGGAAATAGCTCAGCTGCAGAGGTGAGCCCTCTACACCCTGAGTAGCAAGGGGGAtcgctttgtttttcttcctctgagaGGAGGGGAAGGGAACGTTATAGTGAAGTGATGTTTCAATCTATAACAGCACTCGCAGACGTGTGCACAGTGTGACTGTTTAGCAGCTGCAGTGTTAAAGGAAACCGGTCTGCATATCATTAACAAACCCAAGAATTACACTGAATGCATCAAATTCTTCTTCTTAGTTATGACaattatttttctgtgttgtttacctGTAGAGAGAAATTCATTCTGGAGCAAGAAATCAAGGAAAAGGAGGAAGTCATCAGACAACAAAACAGTGACGTTCAGGTAAGAAGTAAAAGTCTTATCTGAAATAAATGCAGGCCCATCCCTGTACCCAGATGACACATGTACTCTGTAAACGCTTGTGCATCCATttgatggtgtgtttttttgtggacCCCTCAGGACATGCAGAATGAACTGGACAGGGAGAACAGCAGTCTGCAGGACCTAGAGTCCCAAAAACAGGACGCACAAGAACGTGTGGAAGAGATGGACCAGCAGCGCTCCAAGCTCGAAGGAATGCTCAACGACGTCAAGCAGAAGTGCCAGGATGAGACGCAGATGGTTAGAAGCATGGTGTATTGAAGGGACATGTATATAACAAACATGGAAATCGTTGGGTTTCCAGTAACGCTTTATTGTGTCGTAAGCTTTCCTGACGTCTTAAAAGAAGTGAAACTAAAGTTATTTataaaaactgtttatttttgcttttttttttttgcttctgccCTCCAGATTTCATCCCTGCAGAGTCAGATCCGCTCTCAGGAGACCGACATCCGCAGCCAGGAAGATGAAGTGAGCCGCACCAAGTCAGACCTGAGccggctgcaggaggaggaggcccagCTAGAGCAGAGCTTGCTCACCGGCCGCGTCCAGCTGGACAGCATCGTTAAGTCGCTCAAAACCACCCAGGACGAGCTTAGCCAGGTCggttcagacagagagagagagagagagagagagagagagagacaacaggTTACATGAGGATGTACTACATGACAAAGGATAAAGATGACTTGTCTGACTCTGATAATCATATTTATGCACATGCACTGACATTCGATCATTGTGGTTAAGCTCATTTCATAACACTTTAACCACTAACTCGCCTCAAGTCACATT
This sequence is a window from Parambassis ranga chromosome 17, fParRan2.1, whole genome shotgun sequence. Protein-coding genes within it:
- the LOC114450370 gene encoding epidermal growth factor receptor substrate 15-like 1 isoform X4, producing the protein MAALMTLSQLSNGNPAYENYYRQLDPGNTGRISAGDAAQFLKRSGLSDSTLGKIWDLADSERKGYLDKRGFFIAMRLVASAQGGNDISLNNLNQNLAAPRFKDTNSPLLTASAAAPDSQWAIRPDEKGKFEGIFESLSPTNGLLPGDKVRPVLINSKLPLDVLGKIWDLSDVDKDGHLDKEEFTVAMHLVYRAMEKEPVPSSLPASLIPPSKRKKSAVTLPGAVAVLPALSGLTSASAPLKDTLRSTPPPLLGSAAPISTSAVSLSPKHSFKSSSTPAVNWVVPVADRERYDEIFKNTDADNDGLVSGGEVIEIFMQSTLSQTMLAQIWGLADTKQTGKLTREQFSLAMYLIQQKVTKDIDPPSTLTPDMIPPSERTAAQSYVGLISSLRPELAALNMRRDSTSSTGSAELTGIKELDDLSQEIAQLQREKFILEQEIKEKEEVIRQQNSDVQDMQNELDRENSSLQDLESQKQDAQERVEEMDQQRSKLEGMLNDVKQKCQDETQMISSLQSQIRSQETDIRSQEDEVSRTKSDLSRLQEEEAQLEQSLLTGRVQLDSIVKSLKTTQDELSQARSKLSLIQDNQKEVTKTIEQYNTALNDVNGGNPSKLPDLSEGFTEKENGGFRSADESFKSKVAMFNRSRTNSSAKEPPADPFQTEDPFKSDLFKDPFGGDPFKESDPFKGTSSEDFFKRNDKSDLFGSADPFGRKPTPPAKPSAFSSGDPFSSKPKDSDLFGKVDPFGSNSFGSQGGGFADFSQMSKKSDNPVLPSKKNVPNRPAPPYVWK